The Acidobacteriota bacterium genome contains the following window.
GAATCCGCACTGCATTCAGTCATCTCATCCAGCGATAGAAGCAAACAGGTCAATCGGAAGGTAGAAAGAGAACGGAAACAAGACACGCAGATCGCGTCGCGAAAGCGGTAAAATATCCCCTAATCAGAATCCGTCAGTTTTAGAAATAACTCCTTTCGCCACTTCGATATTCCGCAACACTCTGTGCTAATCTCTTGTTTTTCCAGAGATTTATATGATCCTTCCGGGTTCGACGATAGGCGTTTTCGGCAGCGGGCAGCTCGGGCGTATGTTTGCGATCGAGGCTCGTAAGATGGGCTATCGCGTGCATACCTTTTCGCCTGAGAGCGACACGCCGACCGGGCAAGTGGCGGATATCGAGACCTGCGCGGGTTACGACAATCTGTTCGAGGTGCGGACGTTTGCACAGAGTGTGGATGTGGTGACGTTTGAGTTTGAGAATGTCCCTGCAGCGACAGTCGATGCGGCGGCGGAGTTTGTCGAGGTCTTTCCAAAGGGCGAGATACTGCACACGACGCAGAACCGTTTGCGTGAAAAGACGTTTTTGTCGTCAAACGGTTTTCCCGTCACGCCGTTTCGGCATATTAAGACTATCGACGAATTGCGGGCCGCGGTCAGCGAACTCGGGCTTCCATGCGTGCTAAAAACGGCCGGATTCGGCTACGACGGCAAAGGGCAGGCGAAGATCAAAGCGGCGGGCGATGTAGAAGCCGCTTTCGCCGGGCTGAACGGAGCCGACGCTGTGCTTGAGGCTTTCGTCGATTTTGAAAAAGAGGTTTCTGTCGTCTGTGCCCGTGATCGGAAGGGTAATTTTGCCCATTTTCGCGTCATCGAGAACGAGCATGCTAATCACATCCTCGACGTATCGTTCGCACCGGCGGTTGTTTCGGAGAAGGTCTTTGCTGACGCGGTTGAGATCACACGCAGCATCGCGGATTCTCTGGATTATGTCGGCACGTTGTGTGTCGAGTTTTTCTTGACGCGTGACGAAAAGCTGCTCGTTAACGAACTTGCGCCGAGGCCCCATAATTCGGGGCATCTGACATTTGACGCGTGTGTGACGTCGCAGTTTGAGCAGCAATTGCGGGCCGTTTGCGGTTTGCCGTTGGGCTCGACCGAGTTTTACCGTCCGGCGGCGATGGCGAATTTGCTGGGCGATGTTTGGTCGAACGGCGAGCCGAACTGGGCCGCAGCGTTAGAATTGCCCAACGTGAAATTGCATCTTTACGGAAAGGTCGAACCGCGTATCGGCCGCAAGATGGGACATCTGACCGCGACCGCCGATACTGCCAAAAAAGCGGTCGATCTCGTCCGCGAAGCAAAACGGCGGCTAAACAACCCGGCGTCCTAAACTTACACCTGCGACTACGCCCAAAAATCCGACGATCACGCTAAGGGCGAGATACAGAAAAGCGGTGATCAACTGCCTTTCCTTAAAGAGCCCGAACATCTCCATTTCAAAGGTCGAGAAAGTCGTAAAAGCACCGAGAAAACCAACAATTATTGCCATCCTCAGGTTCTCGTTCGATGAATATTTGTCCGCGAACAGGATCATCAAGAATCCGATCAGAAAAGAACCAGTAATGTTGATAACGAACGTCGGCAGCGGGAATTTATCAAAAACCGCATTTAGGGGCGAGACGTTGATCAGGTAACGAGCGACCGCTCCGAAAGCTCCGCCGATGGCGATAGATAGGATCTTGCCGAGTTCTTCCATTCGAACAGTATATATTACAAGCGTTTACCGTCTCAGGAGTTCTAAAAAGAAAAAAATTGACGCGATTTTGCAGAAGGGGCTATACTCCTTTTTAAGTTCTACCCCTGAACTCTAACATCCCGGTCGTTCGATCGTCCTGATCGACGGCTATCACCCATTCCGCTGTTGCAGCAGCATTAAGGAGATTTCATGAACTTGCGAAAGTTCTTTGTGTCTGTTTTTCAGCCCAGGGTAATGAGTTTCCGCTTTGCCCTAAAATTAGCTTTGCTGTCAGGTTTTGTTCTGGCTTCAGGATTTATTGCAGGCAGCTATGCACGAACTTCTCAAGTGTTTGCTCAGACAGTTGACAAACAAATAAGCTTGGGCACCCCGCTAACCAATCCTCAAATAAAGTTCTCCGAACTGAAGGTAGGAACCTCCGGAAGAATTTTTGGCGAAAGTTTCCGCGAAAATCGTGGATGGATCGCGAAGGTCGCATTTGACGCCGAGAATATTTCAGAACAGGAAATCGTCGGAATAGAAATGAGAATCCGATTTCCGGAAACCAAAGCGACCGGCAACCAGATGAACTGTGTATTCCTCCTCGGAAAGCGCCCCGGCAGACCGGTAAATCCGGCAGAGCTGCCAGTAAAACCGCTCAGCATCCAAAAAGGGGAGAAGATTCAGATCTCGCTCGCGGAACAATATGAAAATATGGTTCGGTTCATCTCTAAAAGAATGAACATTGACGATGTAAATAAGATACAGATCGAAGCAAGTTTCATCTTCTTTGCTGATGGTACGGGCTTTGCGATCGGTCAATTTATGCGAAGAGACCCGGTTCAGGAGAATCGATGGATTCCGTTTGAGCCATCGAAAAAGGAGGACAAGCCGTGAGGAGATATGTATTTTTCCTCATCATGCTTGGAGCGATTGGATTTAGTTTTTCATTCGCTTACGATTCCTTCCGGCAACCTAAAATAGCTCATTCTCAAGGGGTCGCTACCTGCGGGCTGGACACCGTAACCGTAAGATTGCCCGGCGGCCTTGCAAAAGAAGCGGGTGGCGGCCTGCTGATGAGTCTAACGCCCTATCTGTTGAAAATGGTCAATAACAAGAATTATGTACTTTTCTTAAAACCGGCCGATGGCCAGGCGTCCGCTCTGACAACCGTGCGTGGTTCGCAGGGAATATTCGAGCTTCCCGCGGATGGAAGCGGTGTCATTCATCTTGGCTCCGCATTCGAGCCGCAACCAGGTCCGCCGCGTCAGGAACAAAGCGTTTTTCTTGAGGCCGTAAGACGCTTCAGATCAAACTAGATATTGGCAGACATTTCAACAAAATAGCCGCTAACTGAAAAGTAGCGGCTATTTTCTTTGGCTTGACTCCGCAATTGCATCCAAAACAAATCATTTGCCCGATATCGCTGCACCAAGTAAACTTAAAGGTTATGGCTGAAGCAGTTGCATTTTCGCTTGGGGCTGACCGGACGACCCGTTATGACGAGATCGTGCCGCAGATCGCGGCTTTGATCGAGGGCGAGACGGACCTGATCGCCAATCTGGCGAAC
Protein-coding sequences here:
- the crcB gene encoding fluoride efflux transporter CrcB; this translates as MEELGKILSIAIGGAFGAVARYLINVSPLNAVFDKFPLPTFVINITGSFLIGFLMILFADKYSSNENLRMAIIVGFLGAFTTFSTFEMEMFGLFKERQLITAFLYLALSVIVGFLGVVAGVSLGRRVV
- a CDS encoding 5-(carboxyamino)imidazole ribonucleotide synthase produces the protein MILPGSTIGVFGSGQLGRMFAIEARKMGYRVHTFSPESDTPTGQVADIETCAGYDNLFEVRTFAQSVDVVTFEFENVPAATVDAAAEFVEVFPKGEILHTTQNRLREKTFLSSNGFPVTPFRHIKTIDELRAAVSELGLPCVLKTAGFGYDGKGQAKIKAAGDVEAAFAGLNGADAVLEAFVDFEKEVSVVCARDRKGNFAHFRVIENEHANHILDVSFAPAVVSEKVFADAVEITRSIADSLDYVGTLCVEFFLTRDEKLLVNELAPRPHNSGHLTFDACVTSQFEQQLRAVCGLPLGSTEFYRPAAMANLLGDVWSNGEPNWAAALELPNVKLHLYGKVEPRIGRKMGHLTATADTAKKAVDLVREAKRRLNNPAS